Part of the Nitrosopumilus sp. genome, GGAATTCCAATATACATCCCAACATTAAGTAGAACTATAGAGATTCCATACCCTAACATTTCTTGCTCTGAATTGATTTCTGCATAATTTAACAATGATAATGATGATAACATTGGAGTCAATCCAGCTTTGACAACTTCTTTGAAAATTGGGTTTTCTCTTTCAAAGTCCGCAACACTTGGAGAAAATGAATAATAGAATTGGTTGAACCCACTCATGAAAGCAGCTCCAGATGCAGTTGTTAAAACAGTATTATCTCTAAGTTCTCTTAGTTGTTGAATTTGCGGTGCCATTTCAGAACCAAAAGCTGCAGTTGCAATTAAACATCCTCCGTTTTCTTCAACAGGATGTTCTTCATTGTCAGATACAGTTGTTTGAGCATGTGCTTCTCCTACTGTAATGTCAAATGAAACTGTTTCAGTAGGAATTGGTTGAAACAAAATTCCTTCAATTTCAAAATTCATTGTGTATACTCCTTCTCCAAGATTAAATTCAATTGGAATTTTTACTGAACCTACAGATGTATGTGTAAGTGGAATTGGTCCAAACACTTTTTCACCATCTTTTAAAACAGAAACAGTGTAATCAACATGTTCTTGAATTTTTTTAGTCTGTGGATTTAGAAAATCAATATTGATTTTTGTTTGAACATTAGGTTGAATTTCATCATATGTTAATTTTACATCCAATGTTCCTTGTTCTGTGGGTAAAGTTTGTGATTCAGCAAATGCTGGAATCATCAATAAAGGAATTAGTAATAATGCAAATAGAAATTTCATGTCATTACTTTGAAAATCGTAAATAAAAGTTGTACTCTATTTTTCAAAATAAAAAAATTCTCACGCATAGAAATGCTGTGCCAGCTTTAAATATGGAACTAACTTAATTTTTATGTTGTATAGAAATTTTGCATTATTCATTTCAATAATTGGCATATTCTCAATTGCTACCATTCTTCCAGATGCATTTGGACATGGACTTGGAGGAGATCAAGCTCCACCACTATCTTTTGGTGATATGCAAGTTACAGTTAGAACACAACTAAGTCCATCTGATATCACAGTTGGAGAAGTTGATTCTGCAAATATGCAAGTACGATTCTTTGATACAATAACTGACAAAAATCTTGATAAAGTAACATACAG contains:
- a CDS encoding CFI-box-CTERM domain-containing protein, with the translated sequence MKFLFALLLIPLLMIPAFAESQTLPTEQGTLDVKLTYDEIQPNVQTKINIDFLNPQTKKIQEHVDYTVSVLKDGEKVFGPIPLTHTSVGSVKIPIEFNLGEGVYTMNFEIEGILFQPIPTETVSFDITVGEAHAQTTVSDNEEHPVEENGGCLIATAAFGSEMAPQIQQLRELRDNTVLTTASGAAFMSGFNQFYYSFSPSVADFERENPIFKEVVKAGLTPMLSSLSLLNYAEINSEQEMLGYGISIVLLNVGMYIGIPAFGILKLYQIRKN